The genomic window ggatgaattgctttcgtaaatagtatataataaggagttttcaatcattgTATTTAttgtggactaactccatgattaagtaaattgcaaattatcagaacgatgcttttggacataattaTAATTACTAGAGCTTAATTCTATATGTCtaattggtccctccactagctcaacaaaagctcgattgaATTACATTTGAATGAGAACAAAATTCtacaactttgaaaataatttaattgagttgatttattcgatgtgaaattaaattaagcAGTCGTGAGAATTTGTTCAAcaaaagaatttgattaaagaattttttttgaaaaattaatttgaaaaatcttaatgatttttggaaaaattaatttttatcaagtaaaattaaattaatcaaattaattaaaataaatatgatatttttgaaaagtaattttcaagtcagacaattggcccaataggtaattgaacttgaaaattacaCCCGATATTGAAAATTGAACCCGAGAATTAAAACCCAAAAACTGGTTGAATTGAGCCCTGTGTATGAAACTAGACTGACAGTCCAACCGGTGGCTGGACTGGAACAATCGAAACGTCGCTGGACCAGATCGAACCGACCAGGCCCATTTAGGCAAAACGATGACGGTTCGAGGTACTGAGGATAGTTGGTGGCGGTGGTTCTTCAGTGGTAGAGTAGTAGAAAAATTAGACTTCTAGTAGGATTCTACTAGTTAACttgttttcaaattaatttttccaaaaataatattattttaatgaatttaatattgATAGATATTAATaagagatattaaattaaatttaatatttatctagagagtattatattaatttaatattaatgagATTAATTCTAATCCTAATTGAACtttctctaaactctccctatataaagagagcatgaGTCATCATTTtcatacacttgaattcaagaaaagttgaagaataatttttttctaaagaaataattttagaaaatttctagagatattattgttatttacaacttgatcgcataagtttagagaaattataaaatttccccattgttaattttgtgaaaaatttctaattcaaagcgagcccacactcgacagaCATGAGCttgagaatagcagagaagactactcgatTAAAGCGTTCATCCTAGACAAATTATAAAGGTACgattttaattaagtatttattactttagataacacaacTAAGTTCTTATTTTCGGgaaaaaagtttttaaaactctggttttcccTTAAACTTATTTTCCGTTGTGTTTTCCGGACTCAATTTTCCAAcaagtccatcatccactcaagttAAAGTATTTTGGAGTTGACATTAGCAGTCATTTCTTCTTTAGTAGTCCAGGTTGTCTCGGCTTTAGGAGTTTTTACTCCTTCAATTCCTGTAAAAGGATGAGTTCATCCCGTTAAAATAACCTTCTAGGCTAGTTCAGTTGTTGACTTAATAAATGATTTCATCTTAGCTTTCCAATATACATAATTTGCCCCATCGAGCATAGGGTGGCATGAGACTAAATATCCTTCCATTGCAAGCAACTGTATCAACCAGGATAATCACTATCTATGTTTTGCAAACATAAATTATGTCTAAAATAATGCTTGGAACTGTAGCCACAATTTTAACCACAAAATCTAAAGTACAAAAACATAAAGATGAACACTGAGATTGTTTACGCAAATCAACCTTAGTTTACGTCTGCGAGGCCTAGCCTAGAGTAATGATCCATTATTTTTCTCAGAATACAACCAATTATTCAAGTCCTAACATCAATCTAACTTTCACTAAATTGGCGACCTCACCGTTATACAAAGGCTAGATCAATCTCCCACTAAGTTTCCCCCTCGAAAGCCTAGTTTTGCAATTGATTGCAATCTAACACCATGTTAATATCGTTTGCTAACATGACAATGCCATATCATCACCATTTACTTATGTAGCAATGCTACATAGTTGCATGTTGCTTGCGTGGCAGTGCTACAtcagcaaaaaaaataaaaatatcaaaaaaaatattttaaaattagcacacaATGAATCTAGACAATTAATTGTCCAAAGTCACTTGAATCTAGACAACCATTTGTCTAGATTCATTctagaattataaaaaaacaaaaaatcattaaaaattataataattattaaaaattaataaagaaaaattatttgatacatcACCAAAGGAGTTTCTTAGACTCCACAAGCGAGTTGAAAGTTTGACAAGTGTATCATAGAgtgtagtaaaaaaataaaaataaaaataaaaataaaaataaataagtatataaataaatatgacaCTTGTCACACCTTAAACCCACTTGCGAAATCTAAAAATCTTTACCATTAATTAAAacctataaaattttatataatttataaagaaaataatttattaaaaataaaaaatagaaaaaaataatttataaaaatatttagaaattaattagaaaccataatatttataaaaaaaataaattaatttttgtaagattttataaaaattattattctcatttttattaaatcatttgaTTAGTATAACTTTCACAAAGTGAAAAAAGAGGCAAAAATAAAGCAATATTTGTTAATCTTGATTTTATGATATAAGTTGTTGATGTTACttttatgatttaaaatataaaaataataatttttaatttttttatgatgtttaattaatttctaataatttttataaattttaattttttttataattttatgattttttataattctaGAATGTATCTAAATAAATGAGTATCTAAATTCAAATGAACTTACACAACTATTTATCTAAATTCATTGTgttcttgtttttaaaataattttaatttttcttttctctttttatgTTTACTGTCATGACAATGTCACATCAACAATATATAATAATGTGACACTATCGTGTTAACAATCAATCATAACATGGTACCACTACATCAACCATTAATGATGACATGGCACTACTACGTCAACAAATATTGCTGACATGGTGTATGTTAACTACGCAACGTTGTCGTTAAATACTAACAGGTAACAACATAGGGCCAATCTGGGCAATTTTGTTAGGAAGCAAAAATTTggagcttaattgatttttttttaaagttagggCTTATAATACATCAAgcctttttaatattataataatttttagttATCTTAGAATATACTTTTTAAAGCTTGTGTATCTAGTCATTCTAGGACTTGAATCCAGTTAGAATAAGTGTGTATTATACTGCTATTAATTAATATCTTGTCTAATTTAgttaaacaaaatgaaaatataagttagaaatgaaaatgaataatgaAGACGGTTTAATCAAAGAGGATTTTGTGTCATTTACCAATATGAAGTAGTGTTTTGAAGAAGAGTGAATTCTAAATAGCCTTGCAGATTCTtcattattataaaaccatggaatatataaaacacatatatatagttacgccatcaacaataaaacaactCCACTAatgatttattgattttttttttcaaaaacctaaTTCCATGACATGACTCGAGCAAGAGTGATATATACTGACATGGCAGAATTGTCCCATACACTCATTTCTCATGTAATCATTCGCATAAGCACAAATGCATCTTTATCTTGCTAATGTAACTAGGTTGGCCGTGGGAAGAGATGGGTCTAATCTATGAGCAGGTTCAATTGTCCCGGAAAGTATAAAATGATTtccattatattaatttataaacaaCCAACCAACAACAATAAAATCAAGGAAATCTAAATCAAAATCCAATAGCAACAATGTAATATAGTAGAATTGTCAAGAAGGAAGAGAAATTAATGCATAAGAAGGTTACTCTTCAATTAATTGTTTCATGGTTCAAAAAAATTTCAGGAAAATCAGGTCGACTATAGTATCCATCGAAGCACATAAAAGATGAAAACATCAATTCAGTCCCCTAGAAAACTCTAACGATGCTAAGATCAAATCGAATGACCTTACTTCTTGGAGCCTTTCTTTTTCGAAATCACAGTCACTTGTGGCTTGGGATGCTTCTCAGCTTCGCTGGGATCCAACCAATTGAGTGGATGGCGGTTGAAGAAAGGCCAATTTGGAATTGTAATCAATCCAGTGAGTGTCACACTACCGGCATATACGAG from Gossypium hirsutum isolate 1008001.06 chromosome D12, Gossypium_hirsutum_v2.1, whole genome shotgun sequence includes these protein-coding regions:
- the LOC107946272 gene encoding probable signal peptidase complex subunit 1 produces the protein MDWQGQKLAEQIMQIMLLVFAVTAFVAGYVLGSFQMMVLVYAGSVTLTGLITIPNWPFFNRHPLNWLDPSEAEKHPKPQVTVISKKKGSKK